A genomic segment from Candidatus Eremiobacteraceae bacterium encodes:
- a CDS encoding thioesterase family protein has protein sequence MRFHIDEPVRWSDVDAAGVVYFGAFVRFFEVAEEELFRAAGVAYGVVFDRFDCWLPRVKYTCEFRAPARLGEMMHVTAGVSRLGDKSITLGFTIDRQDGQRVADCEIVLVCVDRQTWKGKPVPQGLRSALAPFMD, from the coding sequence ATGCGCTTCCATATCGACGAGCCCGTGCGCTGGAGCGACGTCGATGCCGCCGGCGTCGTCTATTTCGGCGCGTTCGTGCGTTTCTTCGAGGTCGCCGAGGAGGAGCTGTTCCGCGCCGCCGGTGTGGCCTACGGCGTCGTCTTCGACCGCTTCGATTGCTGGCTGCCGCGGGTCAAGTACACCTGCGAATTCCGCGCGCCCGCGCGTCTTGGCGAGATGATGCATGTGACCGCGGGCGTGAGCCGGCTCGGCGACAAGTCCATCACCTTAGGGTTCACGATCGACCGCCAGGACGGGCAGCGAGTCGCCGACTGCGAGATCGTGCTGGTCTGCGTGGACCGTCAGACCTGGAAGGGCAAGCCGGTTCCGCA